From Candidatus Angelobacter sp.:
GACCAGATCTCCTGGTTTAATCGGTTCCATCCTGAAGTGTTCCCGGTGCGATGGCGAATTCACGCGCGGTCGGAGGATTGGGAGGCGGCGCGGGATATGGCGCGCATATTCACGAAGATTTGCCCGAACCACCTTACTGGCTGGCTCTGTCTCTCGTTCAGTCTTTTCAAACTGAAGCGACCGTTCGACGCTTATCTGCAATTGCATCATCAGGCCCGGGCCTTTCCGAAAGTCAGCGCCATACCTTATTTTTTGGCCTGTTATTCGTGGGGGATGGGCGATTGCAAAGGCGCGGGAGAATGGCTTGCGCGATACAAACAAGCAGGTGGTGGAAAGCGAATCAGGTCCCGGATTCTCGATCATTTGGAGATCGTGCTGCATTCGGATGTCTTGGCTTCAGACGTTCCCGCCCCGGGAGAATCCGAGGGCGACGTCAAGATCCCTTTGTCATAATACGAAGTGTCTGACCGACTCGTGGGTTCGCCCCTTCCCTGTCTGAAGGGCTTTTCTTTTCGAACGGTCCCCGGCACTCCGTGGTGATTCAGGGTTTGAACCGCAGGGTTCTTGCCAACCCCGCCCGCAACCGATACAGTTCAACTCCTCGCGTCAAATTTGATTAAACGATTATGCCATCAGCGTTCCCGAACATCCCGAAGATACGATACGAAGGCCCGCGATCGAAGAACCCACTCGCGTTCAAGCACTACAACGCCGGGGAGATCGTCGAGGGCAAGCCGATGAAGGATCACCTGCGCTTCTCGGTCGTGTACTGGCACACGATGCGCGGCATGGGGGCGGACATGTTCGGCGTCGGGACGATGCAGCGCCCGTGGGAAGATGGCACGAACTCGCTCAAGATGGCGTTGAAGCGCGCGCCGGTTTTGTTTGAATTCTGTGACAAACTC
This genomic window contains:
- a CDS encoding tetratricopeptide repeat protein, with the translated sequence MRQLDYPEKHHLNFAFGWLALGNVTEAKLEADQISWFNRFHPEVFPVRWRIHARSEDWEAARDMARIFTKICPNHLTGWLCLSFSLFKLKRPFDAYLQLHHQARAFPKVSAIPYFLACYSWGMGDCKGAGEWLARYKQAGGGKRIRSRILDHLEIVLHSDVLASDVPAPGESEGDVKIPLS